Proteins encoded by one window of Cucurbita pepo subsp. pepo cultivar mu-cu-16 chromosome LG14, ASM280686v2, whole genome shotgun sequence:
- the LOC111810379 gene encoding pinin, translating to MGSNAAAVEKTEEDLRKEIDELQRQQREITERLRDPRGLRRGGFPGPGPRNFAANGPRRGFVRPAERNDAEDQPPAKRRLSSAVVKQSFLVINEEAEGKDAVKDTSLEETSGSDAAYQNDGKQDHLRQSSSLRLDGNKRTARMDFDVPPAEHVPRILPKNEDPSLVSRNKRMLGQLLGTLERFRKEDKQLSGTEAFMRRTDSLQRAEQRAREESERLRQQEREQIAEKRKRDLMLRARVAAKAEEKKLELLFLRWSEHHKKLCNFIRTKTEPSIYYLPNKPLDDDATSAEQRREEAFMEWKASRMEELSEYQKQIGEQYIANVEKDLERWQNARRARKGNNDVSNLQETMDKELDTHRLEHGPKKRNIPGGSNNEDEDDVEDINVGEDDMIDDVLGVEDNGRRGEETAKPEADADVASPKAADNTVE from the exons ATGGGAAGTAACGCCGCTGCAGTCGAGAAAACGGAGGAGGATCTTCGCAAGGAGATCGATGAGCTTCAACGTCAACAACGGGAG ATTACTGAACGGCTTCGTGATCCTCGTGGACTCCGGAGGGGAGGATTTCCGGGACCTGGGCCTAGAAACTTCGCCGCTAATGGACCTCGTCGGGGCTTTGTTCGACCT GCGGAAAGGAACGATGCTGAAGACCAGCCACCTGCTAAGAGGCGGCTATCGTCTGCTGTTGTTAAG CAATCTTTCTTAG tNATTAATGAAGAAGCTGAAGGAAAGGATGCAGTGAAGGATACATCTCTGGAAGAAACGTCTGGAAGTGATGCAGCCTACCAGAACGATGGGAAACAAGATCATTTGCGGCAGAGTAGTTCATTAAGATTGGATGGAAATAAAAGAACAGCTAGGATG GATTTCGATGTTCCACCTGCAGAGCATGTTCCAAGGATATTGCCTAAGAACGAGGATCCTAGCTTAGTTAGCAGGAACAAGAGAATGCTGGGTCAGCTTTTGGGAACGCTAGAG AGATTCAGGAAAGAAGACAAGCAACTTTCAGGAACTGAAGCTTTCATGAGAAGAACAGATTCCTTACAAAGA gctGAGCAAAGAGCACGAGAGGAAAGTGAAAGATTGAGGCAGCAAGAGCGTGAGCAAATTGCAGAGAAACGCAAGAGAGATCTG ATGCTCAGAGCTCGCGTGGCTGCCAAGgcagaagaaaagaagttgGAATTACTTTTCCTTCGATGGAGCGAGCACCATAAGAAACTGTGCAATTTTATAAG GACAAAGACAGAACCTTCAATTTATtacttgccaaataaaccatTGGACGACGACGCAACCTCGGCCGAGCAGCGAAGAGAGGAG GCTTTTATGGAGTGGAAAGCCTCCAGAATGGAGGAGCTATCTGAGTATCAGAAACAGATAGGAGAACAGTATATTGCTAATGTTGAGAAGGACTTGGAGAGGTGGCAAAATGCAAGGAGagcaagaaaaggaaacaacgACGTATCGAATTTGCAGGAAACAATGGACAAAGAATTGGACACCCATAGACTTGAGCATGGTCCAAAGAAAAGGAACATCCCTGGTGGTAGCAACAACGAGGACGAAGATGATGTGGAAGATATTAACGTTGGGGAGGACGACATGATAGACGACGTACTCGGTGTCGAAGATAATGGGCGCAGGGGCGAGGAAACAGCAAAACCCGAAGCTGATGCTGATGTTGCTAGTCCGAAAGCTGCTGATAATACTGTGGAGTAG
- the LOC111810170 gene encoding uncharacterized protein LOC111810170, with amino-acid sequence MLGGGVGGGSVYWGTRNQPRNSRGLVVIFAWVSIQHRHLDKFVNLYASLGWNSLLCYADFLNIFDPERATSLAFLVINELVEELRLKLRPIVFVALSGASKACMCRVLQIIEGRCGSPLYMTECQMIRTCVSGHIYDSSPVELINDLGARFAIHPAILKMPGSSQLISWLAKGVSSGLDALYLTRFDSQRDEYWRTLCSSVNIGAPFLIMCSEKDDRAPYEVICNFTKSIQELGADVQLIKFNGSPHLGHYKNYPAQYRAAVTIFLEKASSVYSQKIQQFKGERRGVEDDEMPELICDLQNAAVNSNQSFRRVAVGPSDHFFLPSSADSHASPDPKERTSPLSSPTGISAHSVLGQFLFDVCVPKNVEGWDIKFHGSLNGQPLASARRHSSFPGTKFIRRSRL; translated from the exons ATGTTGGGTGGGGGTGTTGGCGGTGGAAGTGTTTACTGGGGGACGAGAAATCAGCCCCGGAATAGTAGAGGTCTTGTTGTTATATTCGCTTGGGTTTCGATTCAGCATCGCCACTTGGATAAATTTGTAAACCTTTATGCCTCGCTTGGATGGAATTCCCTTCTTTGTTATGCCGATTTTCTCAACAT ATTTGATCCTGAAAGGGCTACATCACTGGCATTTCTTGTTATTAATGAGCTTGTTGAG GAGCTAAGGCTGAAGCTGCGTCCTATAGTTTTTGTAGCTCTAAGTGGTGCATCAAAGGCTTGTATGTGCAGGGTTTTGCAG ATTATCGAGGGAAGATGTGGCAGCCCACTTTACATG ACTGAATGTCAAATGATCCGAACTTGTGTTTCCGGGCACATCTACGATTCCAGTCCTGTCGAGCTTATAAACGACTTGGGTGCTCGATTCGCCATACATCCAGCTATTTTGAAAATGCCTGGATCATCTCAACTTATCTCCTGGCTTGCAAAAGGCGTATCTTCTGGTCTCGATGCTCTATATCTTACTAGGTTTGATTCACAGCGTGATGAGTATTGGCGGACGCTGTGCTCTTCTGTT AACATTGGTGCTCCGTTTCTCATTATGTGCTCCGAAAAGGATGATCGTGCTCCATATGAAGTTATCTGTAATTTCACCAAGAGTATTCAAGAACTGGGGGCTGATGTTCAGCTGATAAAATTCAATGGCTCCCCACATTTGG GTCACTACAAGAACTACCCAGCTCAGTACAGAGCTGCTGTGACTATATTTCTCGAGAAGGCGTCATCTGTTTATTCCCAAAAAATCCAGCAATtcaaaggagaaagaagaggcgtggaagatgatgaaatgcCTGAATTGATATGTGATCTTCAGAATGCAGCTGTTAATTCAAATCAGAGTTTTAGAAGAGTAGCAGTTGGACCGAGCGACCACTTCTTCTTGCCAAGCTCAGCTGATTCCCACGCCTCACCCGATCCGAAAGAAAGAACGTCTCCACTTTCAAGCCCTACAGGCATCAGTGCACATAGCGTCCTCGGCCAATTCCTCTTTGATGTTTGTGTGCCCAAAAACGTTGAAGGTTGGGATATAAAGTTCCATGGCTCTCTAAACGGGCAACCACTCGCTTCAGCTCGCAGACACTCATCTTTTCCCGGTACGAAGTTTATCCGTCGCTCTAGACTATGA
- the LOC111810171 gene encoding tubby-like F-box protein 8, translated as MSFRSIVRDVRDSIGSLSRRGFEVKLSGHHRGKSNASSLNDVHDQPPVVQNGCWANLPPELLYDVVRRLEESECTWPSRKNVVACAAVCRSWRIMCMEIVKGPEVCGKLTFPVSLKQPGPRDGSVQCFIKRDKSNLTYHLYLCLSPALLVENGKFLLSAKRTRRTTSTEYIISMDAENISRSSSSYIGKLRSNFLGTKFIVYDTQPPYTAAPLPLPGKTSRRFYSKKVSPKVPTGSYNIAHISYELNVLGTRGPRRMHCIMHSIPVSSLDAGGVVPGRPELLPPNSLDDSFRSASFSKALDHSMEFSSARFSEIGRAALDGDEEGKMRPLVLKNKPPRWHEQLQCWCLNFRGRVTVASVKNFQLIAAIQPGAGAPTPSQPGPPEHDKIILQFGKVGKDMFTMDYRYPLSAFQAFAICLSSFDTKLACE; from the exons ATGTCGTTTCGAAGCATTGTTCGTGATGTTAGGGATAGCATTGGGAGCTTATCTAGACGAGGTTTCGAGGTCAAGTTGAGTGGTCATCATAGAGGGAAGTCGAATGCGTCGTCGttaaatgatgttcatgatCAGCCTCCTGTTGTTCAGAATGGCTGCTGGGCTAATCTTCCACCCGAGCTGTTGTATGATGTCGTTCGAAGACTTGAAGAGAGTGAATGTACATGGCCTTCACGAAAGAACGTCGTGGCCTGTGCTGCGGTGTGTCGTTCTTGGAGAATTATGTGTATGGAGATCGTTAAAGGCCCGGAAGTTTGTGGGAAGCTTACGTTTCCTGTGTCACTGAAGCAG CCCGGACCGCGCGATGGATCCGTACAATGCTTCATTAAGAGGGACAAATCGAACCTAACATACCATCTCTACTTGTGTCTTAGCCCTG CTCTTCTGGTTGAAAATGGGAAGTTTCTTCTCTCTGCTAAGCGTACACGAAGAACGACTAGCACGGAGTATATTATCTCGATGGATGCAGAAAACATTTCAAGATCGAGTAGCTCGTACATCGGAAAGCTGAG GTCGAATTTTCTTGGAACGAAATTCATTGTCTATGATACTCAACCTCCATACACCGCTGCCCCGCTCCCTCTTCCGGGGAAAACTAGCCGAAGATTCTATTCGAAAAAAGTGTCACCGAAAGTCCCGACTGGGAGTTACAACATAGCTCATATAAGTTATGAACTAAACGTCTTAGGCACACGGGGACCCCGGAGAATGCACTGTATAATGCATTCGATACCAGTGTCTTCCCTCGATGCAGGGGGCGTTGTTCCAGGCCGACCTGAGCTCCTCCCTCCGAACTCTCTCGACGATTCGTTTCGGAGTGCGTCATTCTCAAAAGCCTTGGATCATTCCATGGAGTTTAGTAGTGCTAGATTCTCCGAAATTGGGCGGGCAGCATTGGATGGCGACGAGGAGGGAAAGATGAGACCTTTGGTACTAAAAAACAAGCCACCGAGATGGCACGAGCAGCTACAATGTTGGTGTCTGAACTTTCGTGGGCGGGTAACGGTTGCGTCGGTTAAGAATTTTCAGTTGATTGCAGCAATACAACCAGGTGCTGGCGCTCCAACCCCGTCGCAACCAGGGCCACCGGAGCACGACAAGATCATTCTTCAGTTCGGGAAGGTCGGGAAAGACATGTTCACGATGGATTATCGATATCCGCTGTCTGCTTTTCAGGCTTTTGCAATATGCTTGagtagctttgataccaaattggcttgtgaataa
- the LOC111809791 gene encoding cytochrome b-c1 complex subunit 6-like encodes MADEEPVDQKRYLEEACKPKCVKPLLEYQACVKRIQGDESGHKHCTGQYFDYWSCIDKCVAPKLFTKLK; translated from the exons AT GGCGGATGAAGAACCTGTTGATCAGAAAAGGTATCTTGAAGAAGCTTGCAAGCCCAAGTGTGTGAAACCACTACTTGAATATCAG GCGTGCGTGAAGAGAATCCAAGGGGACGAGAGTGGTCATAAGCATTGCACTGGACAATATTTTGATTACTGGTCTTGCATCGACAAATGT GTTGCACCAAAACTATTTACGAAACTGAAGTAA